The Megalops cyprinoides isolate fMegCyp1 chromosome 15, fMegCyp1.pri, whole genome shotgun sequence region ACATCTCAAACTTACAATAACTAATTAAGTGTGACGGtgaatttctgacatttttgaAGGTATGCATTGTGgataatttgtgtgtgtgtgaaatgcctCAGGCACCTGCTCAAGCAAGAGTGAAAATTCTTGTCCTTTCCCCACAGAAAGCGAAGGCACGTTTCAGGTTTGTGTGCCCCAAATGCTGGAAACGACGACGTGTCATCGAGCCAATGACATCATAGGTGGGGTCAATAGACTTCCAATAGCGCACCAAAGCCATCCACCTTGGTCACTTCCTGCATACTCCACGTGAGTCAGCTCAGCAGAGTAGAGCGGTGGCTATAGCTCTGCCTAACTGATCAATTCTTACAACAATCTAAAGCTTGTTATGTTGCTGCCAGTATATTTTAACTCAAAACTGATGGGAGTGTTAGACTTCGGAAAAGGTTCAGTCGTTTATTTAATTGAcacctgttctgctctgtttcagaTAGAGGGCGATACAGCTTTATTCTAGAAAGCCCCAGATGGGAGAGCAGGAGGTTCTGCCCCTGCTGAAGCACCTCCTGAGCTCTTACACTAATAGCAGGGCCACTGCCATCCTGTGCAAAGCCCTGCACAGTCAGATGGAGCCCAGGCAGAAGACGTGTGCCACCCTATAGTTCCCCCGTGTGGACAAAAGCCCTCAACCAGCTGCTCAGGACCCAAGTGCATCCTTGAAAAGCCTTCCACAGCTTGCCCAGAAATACTGTCAAGTATAAATAAATTGCACTAGTTCTCTAACATAGTGTAGTACAGTCGTCCATGAGCTCGAAggtgatgaaaatgtaaatctTGAACAGTTAATCTTAGAATTTGAACATCAAGTTGGATTAATTCACGACAGAATTACTCTGCTGGTTTATGTCAGAATAGACATCAGGCCCCTGAGGGCTAGTGAGCGTGGTTAGTTTTAACAAAGACATCCTCGAAGGAGCTATTCAAGAATGACAGATCTAGGGTGTGCTAAATCACTAACTGGACACCACACAGGGCCGttctttaatttgtttcacCCTCTCCTGATAATCAAGGTCAGTAGCTGTTCAAGCATAAATTTATTTCACACTATTAGGTCTAGAATAGATGTGTTAGTACTTGCAAACATGTCTTAAATGCTTTATGTGACCAACAAGGATTAAAGACAATACTCAAGGGGATGCTGCTGCACAGAAATCAATATCTCAGCAagatgcattttacatttctacAGCTTTGGTCAGTGCAGTTTAGGAGTCAGGTAGCAtaaatgtgctgtaaatgaGTCTCTGGTAAAGAACCGTAGAGGGTAAAATTCAGTGACAGAATATTTCAATAGATTGTCTAGGATTTCTCCTGAGCATTGTCCGAGTGCACCCAAGCGGGAGGCTCTTCACAAAGCTCAGACACTGGATCAGAACAGATccagtcatcatcatcactacaACCATCACCAACAAAAGCACAGATCACAGtcaccattatcatcattacaggcatgcatgcacattcattATCTTACCAATATAGAACAGTCTCACAggtcaaaacaaaattattgaGGAAAGTTGTAGGATAGCCAGATTTGTGGAGGTTGGTAAGTGGGGGTAAATTTATTAATACAATTTACAAGAAACCCGAAATAATTATATAGGCTATCGTTTGCGAGCGTTCGGGAGGTGGCGTCTTCCGTGTCACAGGGGTAGTTTTTTTTAGGTTTGGAAGGTAATCCTTACACAGTGCTCCCACAGATTATTAGAGGAGGAGTGGCATAGTTTCGGAATCCCAGATATGCTCAGGTACACGGACACGAGCCTTTGCGGTTCCAGCTCATCTCTGAGGACTCACGAATAAACCGTTTCGGGGAATATTGGCCGGATACAAATTAAATTGCCTACACGGaagtaaacaaaacacataCGGCGAGAGCATCAAATCCAAGGGTGAGTTCTTTGCTTCCATCCTTGTTTGACGTGAAATATGCAATATTGGTTTGCATTCGATTctaatttgttattttcattcgAGATTCTATCTGATTGTTCAAAGGAAATATTGCGCTAAAAAGATTATGCATTGTTTGCAACCATCCATGGATTTACAACACAGAAATGGCGATCATGCCAACTAGTCTCGTCATTTCATGCAGAGAATGGGTGTTATATGTATATGCTAGGCTAGTAGAGATGagacatttttaatatgaacaCAGGCGTGGTTGTACAAATATCGCAAATAGGCTACAAATACGGTGGCTATGCATTGTTAGCTGAGTAAAACTGTTGGTTACAATATTAGTCCTGTATGCAGGCTCACAAGGAATTTATTCTCATCAATGGTAGCCCATAGTAACAGGTAATTTTGACAGACTGTATTAGTGCACACATCTCTTGCATAAGAAATATCAACAAGGGTTCCATCTTAGACGTAGGCTACAGAACTGTCGAATACATCTATTTCATCTTATGAATAACATCAGTGCTTTTATTGATAGCGTTTTAATGGCAATCGTTCGGCATCATGCGAGGTTTAAACTGTGTGGTAATTACTGAGTGGACCGCTTACCAAATACATCAGTCAGTCCAAGAAAGAGATTTTAACAGATTTATCGATAGCCTGatggccttttaaaaatcagtgCTGTAATCTTACTTCCAATTTActattatcaaaacaaaattttgaaaaGCAGTCGCAATGTTGAGGTATCGTAGTCGTTAAATACCTAATTATACCATATTGAATAATGAATGAGTCTTGTTTGACCATAGCCAGACAATGCGGTTGTAATTTTTCAGCCAATGAGGTTCTTTTCTAGCATTTTGTAATACACAGCGTGCTCCCTTTACTGTGACCTATTTTGAGCATGGCTTGTTGGCACGATATGCTGTTATCCGtttaaagatatattttatatttacccgaaaatatataacacaatatTCACAACATAATCTATACAGTTCAGTACACATCTATACCTTCCTCGAATGCACGCATGTAACGTTAATAAATGCTTCGCTGGATGTCAAAGTCCAGGAAGAGCTCCAGTAACCCTAACAATCTGCAACAGTTTTGGGGAATTGGAGttattgtaataattaattgattattaATCTTCCAAAGCACCGTAGTGAGATGTGGGAAAAATCAGCATTaaagcagaacacacacacgcgcgcgcgcaagcgcacgcacacacacttacatgctaAGAGTGCTCAAACTAGTGTCAGTGGTCAGATATATTACCTCTTTTGGGCCATAGATAAAATTAGCAGACAGATTATACAGTCCATGAGATATCCAGGTCAGTAAATATGAATTCCCATACAATCAACGCAATAAACAATGGCTGCAATTGATGTGGGAATAGGGGTACTTACATTTGGCCTGGGGATTGATGAAGGGATTGGGGCCATGagccaaggttgttgacccaCCCTCGCATCAAATGGACATGATAAACAGGgtaaagaaagggagagatggggtggaTGAGGGATGCCAAGGAAGAGCTGGAAAGGAGGAAATGGTAAGTGGGATTTTGTAGGCATGGATGGTACCAGTTTGTCACAGTTTGgttatttgtgtctgtattgtttGAAAAGTTTAGTCCAAAATCTTCGTATATTTGTAAATTATACAagacattatttgttttaatatgcatttttaccCTGCTCTGAAAACAAGTATCACTTCTATCTCATGTAtcaaaactgcatttgttttagTATTTGTTAAGACTGTTTATGATAACTATTATCTATGCTGTCCCAAAATGTTATATAATTGCATAATTAAGAtgagtgttttattatttagtattttttCACCATATTTCTGGCATTtagtaaatattatttattttgtaaatatttcatgtctaatcaaatgtttcaaaaattTAGAACGTGTATCAAATAATAACCCATAATAATATAGTGGATGAAAAGATAATAATTTGAAAATCCCTGGAAAACACCACAATGCCAACCTTCCAGATAGTCAAGACCCTTAAAATGACACTAGACAGTGATCTGAAATACACAgaccacacagcagcagtcagtgggACCTGCAGTTTCTTCCTAACAAAAGAATCTACCCCTTCTTTACCAACCCATCTCCTTATCCAAGCCCTGACTCTCTCCTCGTTACCCTTCCTGCATATGCCATCAAACCCCTGAAGCTCACTCCGAAAGCTGAGTTGATCCCTGACGTCCCCAAAGTCACCCATGTCTTGCCTCTCGTAACcttgcattcattcattgctTTCGGAGTGagcttcctgtgtctgtcttgACCCCTGTATGGTGGAACACACTTCCAGTTCCAGTCAAAAAAGCTGAGACACTGGCCATCTTATGTCACAGAGtgaagacccacttcttcaAGCTACACCTCAGACCCCTTATCCAAGTGTAGTTTTATTCAACTTATGTGTAATGATATATGTGTAAGTGTACTTCAGAATTTTAAGTAATGAGATATAGGGGGTTTACTTCCGAGTATATGTTAACATTGTACTTGGAATGGTATAGTCCATAGGCTGtgcacattgcattgcatttacgTGTCAGTCAAGGTATGCACAATCTCAGTGCTATGTTTAGCACTAGCTTGTTtatatgtggttagtggtgtctGGTTGGTGCAACTTCTTTGGCCACTTAATTAAGTGCACTGTGTAAGCCGCTTACACAAACGGAGACCTTTTCACAGTGTCTTTTGCAATGATCTGTAATTTACTTATCTTAAATCATGGGTCCTTCAAAAGGAGCTGTGTATGGGTATGCTATGGGTAaaaacatggaggaaaaaatgttGAGATGATTTGTCATTCATTTCCCTTAGAGTCGGTTTTCCAGGATGAACAGAGCTGTGGCCACCTGCTGGATGTTTATTCTGCTATCCGCCTTCTTCTGCGAAACGGTGATGTCAAAGGGGGGGCGAGGAGGGGCCAGGGGTGCCGCCCGTGGGAGCGCCCGCGCATCTCGCACCCGGTTCAAGGCCCCCCGGCGGTACAGCTCGTCGCCGGCAAGGGTTGCTGGGGCGGCGGCAGCCGGCGCGGCAGTGGGCATGGCCGCCGGGGGATGGTACGCGTCCTCCAGGTACCGATCGGATGACAGTTCCGAGAGATTCATCAGTGACAGTCAGGGGGGCAACAGGACGGACGGTGACTTCTACAGTGCCCGAACGTCAGCCTCCGCAAAGCACGATGCTTCACTCATACCCgtcctgtctgtgttgtgttcGATTAGCTTGCTGAAGTATATCAGCCTCTGAGTATGAGTATGAAGATACAAAATAGACATACATTGTGggtttcttctttctttctttaacaCTTCAGCTCAGCATCATTCTTAGAACAAACAGTAACACTCTACTTGGGGTCTAATGTGGAAATTCATAACTTAAATACCACATAACGTGAGGCTACTTCTTGGCagttataattatattatattgcaaTTATGCAATACAGTACTAAGAATGCTCAAGACTCCCtatttatgaagaaaaagtAATTTGGAATTTGATATCTGGAGGATAGTGTTTATAATTTAGTGCAGTACAAAGTAAATTACATTCAATTCAAATGTGTGCTATGAGAGCCACTGTAAATTCACCATGAATGGGATACATTACTAGGTGTCACTAGGTTTGCACTGAGAGAGTACACAACACAACAGGCACATTGATGAATACCTATgaatttccacaaaaaaaactattttaagtaaatgcatcacaattttttttattttcatactatACACACCACATAATTTGCTTGTTAGGTGAACAGTGCTCTTTAAGTAAACAAATGGGAATAACGTCtatttgtaattatgtatttaGTATTAAGACATGTCACTGCCTACTTGTAATTTATGCCACGGTCAGATTGAATTCTGAGTATATTTGCTAAGGGGATACAGTCACTTGCTAAAAGGGGATGCCAATACCACTTACTCTCAGTCACCATttatatgtctgtatatatcTTTTGTATGTCTAAACCTTGGAGCTAACTTCTACTCCACTCTTAACAGCCCTTCCAAACAATCTAAATTCTGCCCTTACAGCTTCATCTCTACCTCACAATGAAGCCATGGTACTGCAGTTTGAACCTCAGCGTGGCAGGGTACATGCTTTTTGTACCCCTGGTATAGAAACTTCATTCACGTGCCCTTCAAAGGCCAGATTAACATTAATTACGTGCAGTATGTAAAAGCCAGGAGGGTGaataattgtattgtattatgcATCAGTCGACAACCTGTTTAAGACAAtcttaaattctttttttatgggCAAGGAGGGGTTATCCACAGCCAATCCAGTGGTGCCCAGTGGAGATCTATATGTTCCTTGTGCATTCCAGCTCAGGTCTTAATTGTGTAATCACTCATATATTTGGAAGTTGAATCACCTGTTTTTCTATGAGTCAGTCAGCCACAGGCTGAAAGGCATCTTGAAGTCCTTGAGCACTACATATCTCTGGGTCAGGGAGTGAACCCAGATGTTTAGTTGATCCCACTAAAGGCCCTCTTTAGTGTGTCCTTACCACCTTCgatctgttttgtgtttacatgtCTGATATCACCGATTACAATTAAATGTGCCAGGCTGTAACCACTGCCACTATGAAGTAGCAGCATATCATTTTGGGCCTGGTTCCCCATGCAATATTTTGTCCTTAAGTTACAATAGCAAAGTTAAGGAAAAAGTATATTGTGCTTAAACTCGGCCTTAATCTACTGAATAGCATGTTCCATACTTTATCAATAATGTCAGAAATAGGGCACCTGCTCATTGCTTGTCCTTTCCTCTGAATATTGTCTTCTAAACATTATACATGGTAGAATGCAATGAAACATCAATAAGAAGAGAAATCCATAAATCCAAGAAACCTTCCTGAAATACAgaatttacattaaatgtattgcaAAATCTATTTAGAAATTTATCATAATGCTGTTTGCACATTTAGTATATCCAAACATCAAGTATATTTTGTAAGATTTACATGTAATCTATTTAGATAAATTATATATAACTtctaatatttacaaataatcacattgtaagaaattaaaaagtGTTGTAAGGTGAGAGTAAGTAGTTTAAGATGACAATTGTTTGCTATTTAAATGCTTTGATTACAATAGAGCTTCGATCACCCAGTTCATGTTTGTATAACAAGAAGCccagttttgtattttattcttttacaaatgtattcaATTTGCCAATTTATTAATAGGTGCTCTGTTGTGGATAGAAATGATGATTTAAGATGTTGACAAGTGTGAGTTCAGtaccatttaaaacaatttcatgtGAACATTTGTTGTACTGTGGtctaaatgttttgtaaaatacattctgAACCCTGGTGACATAGAATGTCCTTCCTGTCCACTTTTTCTCTAAAAAGACCACTTGATATCAAACACTTCTATCCCTACTATTAACAttcatattattgttattaaaacaAGCCTTTTAAAAACCCCAACTGTAATGAATTAAACATAGTTATATTTCAAGGCACAATAATATTTATCCCTATTCTAAGTATCTGTTTTGTCCAGGTGATTCttattttcacagcattttgtatatttgttttgatttaataatgaaatggaTTCTTTTATCTGAGAGGTGTGAAGTGTTTGGATTGGTCAAAGAGGCTGTGCCAAGGCCATGTGCGACTGTCCACCTTAGAAATGACATATATTCACAGAACTACACATCTTAGTGGTTTGTACAGCCAGCCTTTACAGAGCtaaaatcattaaaatcatCAGAACCTATGTTCACACCCTCTAGGTCAACTATGTCCCTCTCACCCAAGCCTGAATTCAGTAGATATTTGCACATATCATTGTCTTGGTGGTACACCTGGTAccttctttttgtcattttggtgACTCTGAAACTTACCAAACTGTGAttgaaaagacaagaaaaaacacttgcatttaattcaaattcaaagctAAGGACAATCTGGTTGAATCCAGGGGCTAGTTTTATTTAGCAAGATTCAGGGTTTTAGCATGGCAAAACATATTACGACCAAGAATTGATTAAGGGGTTGTCAAACAGCACACAACCTCATTTTGGCATTCATTAATCAAgcattttattcacaaataagaaaatatgtGATGTCTCTAACATAATAAACCTACCATTCTATTTTTTGCATCATAAATTGACTGACTTTGTAAGTGCTGAAGTTTGCAGTTGCCTATGCCCTAGATTTAAGAACTGCCCCTTatctttaaaacacacacacttaggaCAATTTGAAGGATGGCCTGAGTAGGCAGGTACATCTGCAGTTCTACACTCTCTGTGACCCCAAAATCAGTTATAGCTTGTGAAGGTATTACAGCTCTGGGAGTGGAGAGCGAGGAACACATTCTGATTTGACTGGAAAGTTTAATCTTGGGTATCAGAATATATAATGAAAATCCAATAATCTGCAGAGCACTACACCTTACTCACACAGAATGGGGTGGAGGCAGACTTGGAAGATTCTATTCTATTACACAActatgggagaaaaaaaatcattcatgcaTATTGCACTACACAAGTGCTTTagacaatttttatttttacatgttcacCCAATCTTTCTTTGATAAAGATctagaaagagaaaaaatgggATTGACCTATGGCAAATGAGTAGCCCTGGGATTATTGTAGAAAGCGAGTGCCTCATATTCTGAGCAGTATTTAACCTATAAAATCAAGTATCCTCTATGAGCAACACCAATATCCTTTCACATTAACTTTGTGAAACAGCATCAAAGCCTACAAAATCTAGTGATAACACAGGCCATGGTCTGGAATAAAGATTCCCATGCTCctttgcatttacagttttgCCCAATAACTCAATAATACCcttaatgaatttaatttactgGACCTGTTAAAAGTACACActtgttgcatttgttttcactttcCAAAGAGGTGAAATTCAGCTGTGAATATCCAAACCTGCCATAACTCATCATGGTATGACAAACTCTCCTCATGGGCCtacatcccacacacactgacccgaGACAGggttttataaaaataacaccTTTTATTATTGCACTGTGCCTCAGCGCAAATGTGTTCCGAGCACTATGTACAAGGTATTTTAATCACGTGGCCATCTCGTGCTGAATGGGGACCTTTTAATGGTCGAGTCCTCTTGCTGCTACTGTGATCAGCAGGGCAGCCCAATCAGTCCAGCATCACTCTGCCGAGCTCGCCTTTCCGGAATGCTCTGATGAAGTCGTACGCCGCTGCGGTGTAGTTTGG contains the following coding sequences:
- the sprn gene encoding shadow of prion protein, translated to MNRAVATCWMFILLSAFFCETVMSKGGRGGARGAARGSARASRTRFKAPRRYSSSPARVAGAAAAGAAVGMAAGGWYASSRYRSDDSSERFISDSQGGNRTDGDFYSARTSASAKHDASLIPVLSVLCSISLLKYISL